One genomic region from Candidatus Defluviilinea gracilis encodes:
- a CDS encoding GAF domain-containing protein: MSAYLSFERLFARLGGWHLALIIALAQVIAFLGAIPGIVSVRVNTASAGIQLGFLPILAPALIVVTFLTLLLVGMRLTTTARKRLDEISGKASPIAPPKDELTAWRELTSLTVRYGFASIAIAFVLNVIPTTALIAITENSTPTNTPTPGNALYTLMGGTAAVLGYAILATFLLGRFTLPFRLLLTPEDFESQMKGRAGVLALSKFLVLMFAIIIISILILAPIGYQQVSRVLFTDDVPMTIFQDLQIHIVALSILVLALGIAIAYLASRSISDPVTDLLKTFDRIEQGDLSARAPISATDELGIVIIHFNRMVARLESLQSYLEQQVTERTKQLSATNEIGRVAASSLDPAVMLSSIVNLFTEKFGYYFVGVYLLDSSEKWAELKEASGEAGKLLLKSRHKTDVSGSNLVGLAIRDRAPKSYPHTTGEKYRANLPVLPYTRSELALPLLASDRVIGALNLHSVRETDFSPEVVSTLQNMANQVAIALENARLFQDAQQNIRELRAIQKQYLFTGWSGIASQPEELEYGVGDESDEKARQLEIPISLRDQILGQIRLESPEEWTSEEESLVSAVATQAAVALENARLVSESRQIALRERMLSEINSKIWASTTVEGVMQTVVKELGRRYDASRATIELTLDEAE; encoded by the coding sequence ATGAGCGCTTATCTTTCTTTCGAACGCCTCTTTGCCCGGCTGGGCGGCTGGCATCTGGCGCTCATCATCGCACTCGCGCAAGTGATCGCCTTTTTGGGCGCGATACCCGGAATCGTTTCGGTCCGGGTCAACACCGCCAGCGCTGGAATACAACTCGGCTTTCTGCCCATTCTCGCTCCCGCGCTGATCGTGGTCACTTTTTTGACCTTGCTACTCGTGGGCATGAGGCTGACCACCACCGCCAGAAAAAGACTGGATGAAATATCCGGCAAAGCCTCCCCCATTGCGCCGCCTAAGGACGAGCTAACCGCCTGGCGCGAGTTGACCAGCCTAACGGTTCGTTACGGATTCGCATCCATTGCGATCGCTTTTGTTCTTAATGTAATCCCGACAACCGCTTTAATCGCAATCACAGAAAACTCAACGCCAACCAACACGCCCACGCCAGGCAACGCGCTCTACACCCTGATGGGCGGAACCGCGGCCGTGTTGGGATACGCCATACTTGCCACTTTTCTCCTGGGACGCTTCACCCTGCCATTTCGGCTGTTACTAACCCCCGAAGATTTCGAAAGTCAGATGAAAGGCCGGGCGGGCGTATTGGCGCTGTCCAAATTCCTTGTCCTGATGTTCGCAATCATCATCATCAGCATTCTCATTCTCGCCCCCATCGGCTACCAACAAGTGTCGCGGGTCTTGTTCACAGACGATGTCCCGATGACAATTTTTCAGGATCTTCAGATACACATCGTTGCTTTGAGTATTCTGGTGCTCGCCTTGGGAATCGCAATCGCTTATCTTGCCTCACGGTCGATCTCAGACCCGGTAACCGATCTTCTCAAGACATTCGACCGCATCGAACAAGGAGATCTATCGGCAAGAGCGCCGATCAGCGCCACCGACGAACTGGGAATCGTGATCATCCATTTTAATCGCATGGTGGCGCGGCTCGAATCTCTGCAAAGCTACCTCGAACAACAGGTGACTGAACGGACCAAGCAACTATCAGCCACCAATGAGATCGGGCGGGTCGCCGCCTCGAGTTTGGATCCCGCAGTAATGCTCTCAAGCATTGTCAACTTGTTTACCGAAAAATTCGGATATTATTTTGTAGGCGTATATCTGCTTGATTCCAGTGAGAAGTGGGCTGAGCTCAAAGAAGCCAGCGGAGAGGCGGGGAAGTTACTCTTGAAAAGCCGGCATAAGACGGACGTTTCAGGAAGCAACCTCGTTGGGCTCGCCATTCGCGACCGCGCCCCCAAGTCATACCCGCACACCACAGGCGAAAAGTACCGCGCCAACCTGCCTGTACTGCCATATACCCGTTCTGAACTTGCGCTTCCTCTCCTTGCCAGCGACCGGGTCATTGGCGCTCTCAACCTGCATTCCGTCCGCGAAACCGATTTTAGTCCAGAGGTGGTCAGCACCTTGCAAAACATGGCAAATCAAGTTGCCATTGCCCTCGAGAACGCCCGCTTGTTTCAGGACGCGCAACAAAATATTCGGGAACTCCGCGCGATCCAGAAACAATACCTGTTCACCGGTTGGAGCGGAATCGCCAGCCAGCCAGAGGAGTTGGAATACGGCGTCGGCGACGAATCGGATGAAAAAGCCCGACAGCTGGAAATCCCCATCAGCCTGCGCGACCAAATCCTGGGGCAGATCCGGCTCGAAAGTCCGGAGGAATGGACGTCGGAAGAGGAGTCTTTGGTCAGCGCTGTGGCAACACAGGCGGCAGTGGCGCTTGAAAACGCGCGGTTGGTAAGCGAATCGCGACAGATCGCCTTGCGCGAACGCATGTTATCCGAGATTAACTCGAAGATTTGGGCATCCACAACGGTGGAAGGCGTTATGCAGACCGTTGTAAAAGAACTGGGCAGACGATACGACGCATCCCGAGCCACGATCGAATTGACGCTGGATGAGGCAGAATAG
- a CDS encoding GAF domain-containing protein — protein MNQNFPEGNAFFFTAYFIANGDHLQLAQFSDPRAREPQATIPRGHELSVRDIEGHITRGFVRVDAASGRSLPESLTQFNMLHYIRQFECESAAFIPVMQGADMRGLVMIGARAGQTISDELIDSFQRTIQLTTKVVANSTAPSQPVERERRSLESRALSILASNAATVSDLKTLYSSIHDQFISVIGDHGFVIALYDKSTNSINIPYLYEEGQFSSLDTFPLGEGLTSILLRTREPLLIVSDTEKRIVAMGAKITGKLPRSWMGVPLLARGEAIGALIVQDLENEYGFDDDDLRFAVAVASQVSGAVYNARLLDESQQVVLQFETAAEIARDISSSLDLDELLQKAVDLIRLRFNFYHASVFLKDMPGEFVVVRGSTGDAGAQLKRVNHKLGVGSKSIVGFVAGKGEVLVVNDTTRDATYYPNPVLPDTRAEAAIPLKVADRILGVLDVQSERAYAFSSDNLRILQILADQLAIAVINTELFSETQEHLAQHRLLHHITTTAASGTTLDEALSSAVNGLQVTLGGDRVTILLLNKEKNTLEVKAAVGYADEIFKQSIALGSGVTGWSALHRKPLRVSNVRQDSRYIEGSPNTQSELAIPLLYRGELLGVLNVESEQIGAYTENDEELLGTLGGSLAAIIANARLLEQIRSQAERERIIFEISDKIRRTTDMQAILATTASELTRAVGATRARIKLAVSADDKKDQESQPA, from the coding sequence ATGAATCAAAATTTCCCCGAAGGAAACGCGTTCTTTTTCACGGCTTACTTTATAGCCAATGGAGATCACCTGCAACTTGCGCAATTTTCAGACCCGCGCGCGCGAGAACCACAGGCGACGATTCCTCGCGGGCATGAATTGTCTGTCCGGGATATTGAAGGTCACATTACGCGCGGGTTTGTAAGGGTGGATGCGGCAAGCGGGAGGTCGTTGCCTGAATCGTTGACTCAGTTCAATATGCTCCACTATATTCGTCAGTTCGAGTGCGAGTCTGCGGCGTTCATTCCCGTGATGCAAGGCGCGGATATGCGCGGTTTGGTGATGATCGGCGCGCGAGCGGGCCAGACTATTAGCGATGAATTGATCGACTCGTTTCAGCGGACGATCCAGTTGACGACCAAGGTCGTCGCAAACTCCACAGCCCCGTCCCAGCCCGTGGAGCGCGAACGGCGCTCCCTGGAAAGCCGCGCTTTGAGCATTCTTGCCTCCAACGCGGCAACAGTCAGCGACTTGAAAACCCTGTATTCATCCATTCACGATCAATTCATCAGCGTGATTGGCGATCATGGATTTGTGATCGCGCTCTACGACAAATCGACCAATTCGATCAACATTCCGTATCTCTATGAAGAGGGACAATTCTCATCCCTCGACACGTTCCCGCTCGGCGAGGGGCTGACCTCCATTCTCCTCCGCACGCGCGAACCTCTGTTGATCGTTTCGGATACCGAAAAACGGATCGTCGCCATGGGAGCGAAAATAACCGGCAAACTTCCGCGCTCATGGATGGGCGTGCCTCTGTTAGCGCGCGGAGAAGCCATCGGCGCGCTTATCGTGCAGGATTTGGAAAACGAATACGGTTTTGACGATGACGACTTGCGATTTGCCGTCGCGGTTGCCAGCCAGGTCTCTGGCGCCGTCTACAATGCTCGTCTGTTGGACGAAAGCCAGCAAGTCGTTTTGCAATTCGAAACTGCCGCTGAAATCGCGCGCGATATCAGCAGTTCGCTGGACCTGGACGAGTTATTACAAAAAGCGGTGGATTTAATTCGGTTACGCTTCAATTTTTATCACGCTTCTGTTTTCCTCAAGGATATGCCCGGTGAATTTGTGGTGGTGCGCGGCTCCACCGGCGACGCGGGCGCGCAACTGAAACGGGTAAACCACAAACTTGGCGTTGGCTCAAAGTCCATCGTCGGTTTTGTGGCAGGCAAAGGCGAAGTTCTCGTTGTGAACGACACCACGCGAGACGCCACCTATTATCCGAATCCGGTCTTGCCGGATACCCGCGCGGAAGCGGCGATCCCTTTGAAAGTGGCGGATCGCATCCTCGGCGTGCTCGATGTGCAAAGCGAACGCGCATATGCTTTTTCCAGCGATAATCTTCGCATCCTGCAAATCCTAGCCGATCAATTAGCCATCGCAGTGATCAACACCGAGTTGTTCTCGGAAACCCAGGAACACCTCGCGCAACACCGCCTGCTCCACCACATCACCACCACAGCGGCATCGGGAACCACGCTGGACGAAGCGCTTTCCTCCGCAGTCAACGGACTGCAAGTGACATTGGGCGGCGATCGCGTGACCATTCTTTTGCTCAACAAAGAAAAGAATACGCTGGAGGTAAAGGCCGCGGTGGGGTATGCGGATGAGATCTTCAAACAATCCATCGCGCTCGGAAGCGGCGTCACCGGTTGGTCAGCCTTGCATCGCAAGCCCCTGCGCGTTTCGAATGTAAGACAGGACTCGCGCTACATCGAAGGCAGTCCGAACACGCAATCTGAACTGGCGATCCCTCTGCTCTACCGAGGCGAATTATTGGGCGTATTGAATGTGGAAAGCGAGCAAATCGGCGCGTACACAGAGAACGATGAGGAACTGCTGGGAACCCTAGGCGGAAGCCTTGCGGCGATCATTGCCAACGCGCGCCTTCTCGAGCAAATCCGTTCGCAGGCAGAGCGCGAGAGAATCATCTTTGAAATTTCCGACAAAATTCGGCGCACCACAGATATGCAAGCCATCCTCGCGACAACCGCCAGCGAACTTACCCGCGCTGTTGGCGCCACCCGCGCGCGCATCAAACTCGCGGTCAGCGCCGATGACAAGAAGGACCAGGAAAGCCAGCCCGCATGA
- a CDS encoding response regulator produces the protein MSENVLDTQPIRKPTIPKDATVLVVEDNVANFVLIARMLGYLGIHCEWKTSGYEVVEYADTLSRLDLILMDIRLPYEDGYGALKKIRASEKLRSIPIIAVTAEASTDQMNKAKDSGFDGFLGKPLDPDKFPDQIRRILNGESVWEFS, from the coding sequence ATGTCTGAAAATGTTTTAGATACCCAACCCATCCGAAAGCCGACGATTCCAAAGGACGCGACCGTTCTGGTCGTTGAGGATAACGTCGCTAACTTTGTGTTGATTGCCCGAATGTTGGGGTATTTGGGAATCCATTGCGAATGGAAAACGTCCGGCTACGAGGTGGTCGAATATGCCGACACGTTATCCCGGCTCGATCTGATTCTCATGGATATCCGCCTCCCCTACGAGGATGGGTACGGCGCTTTGAAAAAGATCCGCGCGTCTGAGAAGCTACGCTCGATCCCGATCATTGCCGTCACTGCCGAGGCAAGCACGGACCAAATGAACAAGGCAAAGGATTCCGGTTTCGATGGCTTCCTCGGTAAGCCGCTCGATCCCGATAAATTTCCCGATCAGATCCGTCGAATTCTAAACGGCGAATCGGTCTGGGAGTTCAGCTAA
- a CDS encoding response regulator: protein MSESAKNLILYVEDNPENRMLVRRVLLAEKYALVEASSAQETFEILKTRRPDLILMDINMPDMDGYTLTAQIKAMDGFGKVPILAITANVMRGDREKTIEAGCDGYIQKPIDIDQLVREVEKFLARRAHV, encoded by the coding sequence ATGAGCGAGAGCGCCAAGAATTTGATCCTGTATGTGGAAGACAATCCCGAAAACCGAATGCTGGTGAGGCGTGTCTTGTTGGCGGAAAAATACGCGCTGGTCGAAGCCAGTAGCGCCCAAGAGACCTTTGAAATCCTGAAGACGCGCCGCCCCGATCTCATCTTAATGGATATCAACATGCCCGATATGGACGGCTACACCCTGACGGCGCAGATCAAAGCCATGGATGGGTTCGGCAAGGTTCCGATCCTCGCCATCACAGCCAATGTGATGCGGGGCGACCGCGAAAAAACCATCGAGGCTGGCTGTGATGGGTATATCCAAAAACCGATCGATATCGATCAACTGGTTCGAGAAGTAGAAAAGTTCCTCGCGAGGAGAGCACATGTCTGA
- a CDS encoding polyprenyl synthetase family protein, with product MDTKELISAIEAELQKQVSRLDSPRTKPFHEMLTYHMGWTGEGAGPEATGKRIRPLLVLLTSSACGANWQFALPAAAAIELVHNFSLVHDDIQDNSSKRRGRDTAWVKWGAPMAINVGDALFVMSSQAIVDLKDSYPAEVVMKAAGILHNTCLDLTRGQYLDMSYEERNDLGVEDYWHMISGKTSALIAACCHIGALLGGADEEKQEVYRSYGHYLGLAFQVQDDILGIWGDEKVTGKSVASDLVEGKNSLPILAGLEKKGKFAESWAQGPIKPDEVGEVSRLLASEGGLLAAQEAAKQMTDLALMNLREADPQGEAGGALFELTSRLLGRKQ from the coding sequence ATGGACACAAAAGAACTCATCTCAGCCATCGAAGCCGAGCTGCAAAAACAAGTCTCGCGATTGGATTCGCCGCGCACAAAGCCTTTCCACGAGATGCTCACCTATCACATGGGCTGGACGGGTGAAGGCGCGGGTCCCGAAGCGACTGGCAAACGGATTCGTCCGCTGTTGGTGTTGTTGACTTCATCTGCTTGTGGTGCAAATTGGCAATTTGCGCTACCTGCGGCGGCGGCGATTGAATTGGTGCACAACTTTTCACTCGTGCATGATGACATCCAAGATAATTCATCGAAGCGACGAGGCAGGGATACGGCGTGGGTCAAATGGGGCGCGCCGATGGCGATCAATGTTGGCGATGCGTTGTTCGTGATGTCGAGTCAGGCAATTGTTGATTTGAAAGATAGCTATCCAGCCGAGGTTGTGATGAAAGCGGCGGGGATTCTGCATAACACTTGTCTCGATCTCACACGCGGACAGTATCTTGATATGTCTTATGAAGAACGAAACGATCTCGGCGTGGAAGATTATTGGCACATGATCTCAGGCAAAACATCCGCGCTGATCGCGGCGTGTTGTCACATCGGCGCGTTGCTTGGCGGCGCGGACGAGGAGAAGCAGGAAGTCTATCGCTCGTATGGGCATTATCTTGGTCTCGCGTTTCAAGTGCAGGATGATATTTTAGGAATCTGGGGCGACGAGAAAGTGACGGGCAAATCGGTTGCGAGCGATCTGGTGGAAGGGAAAAATTCTCTTCCCATTTTGGCGGGGCTTGAGAAAAAAGGAAAGTTCGCGGAAAGTTGGGCGCAGGGACCGATTAAGCCCGATGAGGTTGGCGAGGTTTCGCGTTTGCTTGCGAGTGAAGGCGGCTTGCTCGCGGCGCAAGAGGCGGCGAAGCAGATGACCGATCTCGCGTTGATGAATCTGCGCGAGGCAGACCCGCAGGGCGAGGCGGGCGGAGCGTTGTTCGAGTTGACGAGTCGCTTGCTAGGGCGCAAACAGTAG
- a CDS encoding HAD family phosphatase, translating to MNNIKAIIFDFGNVLLEWNPWYVYRRHFENEEAMRKFFSEVDFAGWNAQQDKGRTFKEGVADHSQKFPQYAHLFQAYHDHWKDSIGDTFAGTVEILKRLKQAGYPLYGLSNWSAETFPFAREKYDFFNMLDDMVISANVGFVKPEPEIYNLMLEKIGRLASECVFIDDSLVNIEQAKRMGFVTIHFTSPEQLEDELTHMGIL from the coding sequence ATGAACAACATCAAAGCCATCATCTTCGATTTCGGGAATGTTTTGCTCGAATGGAATCCGTGGTATGTGTATCGTCGTCATTTTGAGAATGAAGAGGCGATGAGGAAATTTTTCAGTGAAGTGGATTTTGCGGGATGGAACGCGCAACAAGATAAAGGTCGCACATTCAAAGAAGGCGTGGCTGACCATTCGCAGAAGTTCCCGCAATACGCGCATTTGTTTCAGGCATATCACGATCATTGGAAAGATTCGATAGGCGATACATTCGCAGGTACAGTCGAAATTTTGAAGCGACTCAAACAGGCGGGCTATCCACTGTATGGGTTGAGCAATTGGTCGGCGGAGACATTTCCGTTTGCACGAGAAAAGTATGATTTCTTCAACATGCTCGATGACATGGTCATTTCGGCAAACGTCGGTTTTGTGAAGCCTGAGCCTGAGATCTACAACCTCATGCTTGAAAAGATCGGCAGACTCGCGAGCGAATGTGTATTCATTGATGATTCGCTGGTGAACATCGAACAGGCAAAACGGATGGGATTTGTTACAATCCATTTCACATCGCCCGAACAATTGGAAGATGAATTAACTCATATGGGAATTCTCTAA
- a CDS encoding FAD-dependent oxidoreductase: MNLPTHAQAIIIGGGVGGASIAYHLTQMGWKDIVVIERHELTSGSTFHSAGLVGQLRTSSSLTKMMRYSTDLYRKLKDLTGVDPGWNEVGSLRIASSDARLEELKRVVGYSKAFGMPLEIISPKECGDLFPLMSLDDVRGGVHLPTDGQIDPTGLTNALAAGAKSRGATFMFNTRVTGITVSGNQVRGVMTDRGEVRSDVVINAAGLWGNDIASMVGITLPIIPMAHLYLITKPVKNQPQTMPTMRDPDHLVYFRGSDSGMVAGGYERQPAPWGLDGVPQDWNFKLLEPDWDRFTPLMENIIKRVPSMESVEIVQLLNGPEGFTPDSEYLLGPTSVRGFWVACAFCAHGIAGAGGIGKAMAEWIIDGHPEWDMWKLDVRRFGNQYASQSFTLARTIETYGKYYDIHMPYEERESARPLRVSPAYHHLQDLGAVFGEKGGWERPNWFAPNEADSRAASLPDLSGWSRDNWSPAIAAETRATREAAGLFDETSFSKIEIQGPGACEFLQKLCANDIDKPIGTVTYTQMLNARGGIECDFTVTRLATDRFQIVTGTAFGTHDMTHLRRYMPLDGTVFVNDITSARTCFGLWGPRARDILQSVTRDNVSNEAFPYMTAKQITIGNIPTLALRVTYVGELGWEFYAPSEYGEQLWDTLWSAGKPHGMVAAGYKAIESMRLEKGYRYWSADITPDYTPYEAGLGFAVALNKSVDFFGKQSLVKQKAEGVKQKLCCIVLDDPNTIVFGSEPIRHNGKVVGWVTSGGFGYSINKSIAYTYLPIELAKVGTRVTVECFGVEIQAEVQKEPLFDPKGERVKA, encoded by the coding sequence ATGAATCTACCCACACACGCACAAGCGATCATCATCGGCGGAGGAGTCGGCGGGGCAAGCATTGCTTATCATCTGACACAGATGGGATGGAAAGATATCGTCGTCATCGAACGGCATGAATTGACGAGCGGTTCGACGTTTCACTCGGCAGGTTTAGTGGGGCAACTCCGCACATCATCGAGCCTCACCAAGATGATGCGTTACAGCACGGACTTGTATCGCAAGCTCAAAGACCTCACAGGCGTTGACCCAGGCTGGAACGAAGTGGGCAGTTTGCGAATCGCTTCATCGGATGCGCGGCTGGAGGAATTGAAGCGCGTTGTCGGATATTCCAAAGCATTTGGGATGCCACTTGAAATTATTTCACCGAAAGAATGTGGGGATTTATTTCCGTTGATGTCGTTGGATGATGTGCGCGGCGGAGTCCACCTCCCCACCGATGGGCAGATTGACCCAACGGGACTCACCAACGCGCTCGCGGCTGGCGCGAAGAGTCGCGGGGCGACGTTTATGTTCAACACGCGCGTGACTGGAATCACCGTCAGCGGGAATCAGGTTCGGGGTGTGATGACAGATCGAGGCGAAGTAAGAAGCGATGTCGTCATCAACGCGGCGGGATTGTGGGGCAACGATATCGCGTCCATGGTCGGCATCACGTTGCCCATCATCCCGATGGCGCATTTGTATCTCATCACCAAGCCTGTCAAGAATCAACCACAGACGATGCCGACGATGCGCGATCCAGATCATCTTGTTTATTTTCGCGGCAGTGACAGCGGCATGGTCGCGGGCGGGTACGAACGACAGCCCGCGCCATGGGGACTCGATGGCGTGCCGCAAGATTGGAATTTCAAATTGCTCGAACCCGATTGGGATCGCTTCACGCCGTTGATGGAAAATATTATCAAGCGCGTGCCATCAATGGAAAGTGTTGAGATCGTGCAGTTATTAAATGGACCCGAAGGCTTCACGCCCGATTCAGAATATTTGTTGGGACCAACATCTGTGCGCGGCTTTTGGGTGGCGTGCGCGTTTTGCGCGCATGGCATCGCGGGCGCGGGCGGCATCGGCAAAGCGATGGCGGAGTGGATCATTGACGGGCACCCCGAATGGGACATGTGGAAACTCGATGTGCGGCGTTTTGGAAATCAATATGCGAGTCAATCGTTCACGTTGGCGCGCACAATTGAAACGTACGGAAAATATTACGACATTCACATGCCATACGAAGAACGCGAGTCGGCGCGACCTTTGCGTGTTTCGCCCGCCTATCATCACTTGCAGGATTTGGGCGCGGTCTTTGGTGAAAAAGGCGGATGGGAGCGCCCGAACTGGTTCGCGCCAAATGAAGCGGACTCACGCGCCGCTTCTCTTCCCGACCTTTCGGGCTGGTCGCGCGACAACTGGTCACCTGCCATCGCCGCAGAGACTCGCGCCACGCGTGAAGCCGCTGGCTTGTTCGATGAAACGTCGTTCTCGAAAATCGAAATCCAGGGACCAGGCGCGTGTGAATTCCTGCAAAAATTATGCGCCAACGATATTGATAAACCCATCGGCACAGTGACGTACACGCAAATGCTCAACGCGCGCGGCGGAATCGAATGTGACTTCACTGTGACGCGCCTCGCCACAGATCGGTTTCAAATCGTGACTGGCACAGCCTTCGGCACGCACGATATGACTCACCTGCGAAGATACATGCCGCTCGATGGAACTGTGTTTGTAAACGACATTACTTCGGCGAGAACATGTTTTGGTTTGTGGGGTCCACGCGCTCGTGACATTCTGCAATCTGTCACGCGCGACAACGTATCTAATGAAGCGTTCCCTTATATGACAGCGAAACAGATCACGATTGGGAATATTCCCACCCTGGCATTGCGCGTGACGTATGTCGGCGAACTCGGCTGGGAGTTTTACGCGCCCTCTGAATATGGCGAACAATTGTGGGACACGTTGTGGAGCGCAGGCAAACCGCACGGCATGGTCGCGGCGGGATACAAGGCGATTGAGTCCATGCGGCTGGAAAAGGGTTATCGCTACTGGAGCGCGGACATCACGCCAGATTACACCCCGTACGAAGCAGGGCTGGGATTCGCGGTGGCGTTGAACAAGTCCGTTGATTTCTTTGGTAAGCAATCGCTGGTCAAACAGAAGGCGGAAGGCGTTAAACAAAAGTTGTGTTGTATTGTGCTGGATGATCCAAACACAATCGTCTTTGGAAGTGAACCAATTCGCCACAATGGAAAAGTTGTCGGCTGGGTCACCTCGGGTGGATTCGGATATTCGATCAACAAGTCCATTGCGTACACGTATTTGCCGATTGAGTTGGCGAAAGTTGGAACGCGGGTAACGGTAGAGTGCTTCGGCGTTGAAATTCAGGCGGAAGTACAGAAAGAGCCGTTGTTTGATCCGAAGGGTGAGCGAGTGAAAGCGTAA
- a CDS encoding four helix bundle protein, translated as MTTATSHRDLRVYQLAFKSATQIHEITKKFPSEEKYSLTDQIRRSSRSVCANIAEAWRRRKYPKNFVSKLTDSDSEATETAVWIDFALHFEYITPALHKELSDHYDHICSQLSIMMSDPGKWTPRGKE; from the coding sequence ATGACAACCGCTACATCTCACCGTGACTTGCGCGTGTATCAACTCGCCTTCAAATCCGCGACACAGATCCATGAAATCACCAAGAAGTTTCCTTCCGAAGAAAAATACAGCCTTACTGATCAAATCAGGCGTTCCTCGCGTTCGGTCTGCGCGAACATCGCCGAAGCATGGCGGAGGAGAAAATACCCGAAGAACTTCGTCAGCAAATTGACCGATTCTGATTCAGAAGCCACCGAAACCGCCGTCTGGATTGATTTTGCATTACACTTCGAATACATCACACCCGCACTTCACAAAGAACTCTCCGACCATTACGACCACATTTGCAGTCAACTCTCCATCATGATGTCCGACCCAGGCAAATGGACCCCGCGCGGCAAAGAGTAA
- a CDS encoding phosphotransferase family protein, with protein MELSTILQRIPQIASAKSIEVVELTGGITNKNYKITADGDSFVLRMGGNETKFLGIDRAVEYECSRLAAQIGVAPNPVAFIAPEGFILARFISGKGMSAEEIGTEENIKRVLESMKAYHAIENFPGFFSPFRVAEEYAKTARSFNVKLPDKMDWYLEKSSEIETALYAREPLALRPCHNDLLNGNFIDDGNRIRVLDWEYAGMGDIFFDLGNFAVQHEFNVEQDAILLRAYFNNPTDSQHAHLKLMKIMSDLREAMWAQVQRGVSQLDFDYEGYGQKYFERFESSTSGSEFQRWLREV; from the coding sequence ATGGAACTCAGCACAATCCTCCAGCGCATTCCGCAAATCGCCTCCGCCAAGTCAATCGAAGTCGTTGAGTTGACGGGCGGCATCACCAACAAGAATTACAAGATCACAGCAGACGGAGACTCCTTCGTCTTGCGGATGGGCGGCAACGAGACAAAATTTCTCGGCATCGACCGCGCGGTGGAATATGAATGCTCCCGCCTCGCCGCGCAAATTGGAGTTGCTCCAAACCCTGTTGCCTTTATTGCCCCTGAGGGATTCATCCTCGCTCGTTTCATTTCAGGCAAAGGGATGTCGGCTGAGGAGATCGGCACGGAGGAAAACATCAAACGCGTGCTTGAATCTATGAAAGCCTATCACGCGATTGAAAACTTTCCCGGCTTTTTCTCTCCCTTCCGCGTCGCGGAGGAATACGCCAAAACTGCTCGCAGTTTCAATGTAAAACTACCCGATAAGATGGATTGGTATCTCGAAAAATCAAGTGAGATCGAAACAGCGCTCTACGCCCGCGAGCCGCTGGCACTCCGTCCCTGCCACAATGACTTACTCAATGGAAACTTTATTGATGATGGAAATCGCATCCGCGTTTTGGATTGGGAATACGCGGGCATGGGCGACATCTTCTTTGACCTGGGCAACTTCGCCGTTCAACACGAATTCAACGTAGAACAAGATGCCATCTTGCTCCGCGCCTACTTCAACAACCCAACAGACTCACAACACGCGCATCTCAAGTTAATGAAGATCATGTCCGATCTAAGAGAGGCAATGTGGGCGCAGGTACAACGCGGCGTCTCGCAACTTGATTTTGATTACGAAGGCTACGGGCAGAAGTATTTTGAGAGGTTTGAATCCAGCACGAGTGGAAGTGAGTTTCAAAGGTGGCTGAGGGAAGTGTAA